A portion of the Francisella uliginis genome contains these proteins:
- the lnt gene encoding apolipoprotein N-acyltransferase, with protein MKNSLFKAIITILSGALLTLAFAPFRIDILAILSLVIFFHILNKSKRIRSAFFTSVLFGLGFFGTSISWVYISIHLFTQSVAAGSAAAIALVILLSFLHIIPFGTFSYILTRKANNLAKILIYPALWTLFEIVKANLLWGGFPWVSLGYSQTESPLIWFANIGGVYLVSYIVAFIACLIAFYICNKSSDIKKIISCVGIICALYICGFIIEHNQPPVKTHQSQKVNLVQGDFIQGFKWDQDNFVKMEKYYENVAKEHKNALIIFSENAIPSYRQYLSPYFTKLAKIANKNNSALLIGSLSIEKSKNSSKIYNSSIIIGKGNGVYNKHHLVPFGEYFPIKFFGYVDSAGLSNFNAGQEIQPIMNAFGYPLANFICYEVGYPEQVRDQLQGAKLISVISDDSWFGDSIAREQQLQISQVRAIENSKFVLTTTSNGITSVINSKGKIEKELPKDTRDTLEQTIYLNDYQTIWMITGMTGLWLIIIMSLIVGLIIKEKYKQV; from the coding sequence ATGAAGAACAGTTTATTTAAAGCAATAATCACAATTTTAAGTGGGGCTCTGCTAACTTTAGCTTTTGCCCCCTTTCGTATAGATATATTAGCAATACTATCTCTAGTAATTTTTTTCCATATATTAAATAAATCTAAGAGAATTCGTAGTGCTTTTTTCACTTCAGTTTTATTTGGGCTAGGATTCTTCGGGACTAGTATATCTTGGGTTTACATCAGTATTCATCTATTTACTCAATCAGTAGCTGCAGGTTCAGCTGCAGCTATTGCTCTAGTTATTTTATTGAGCTTTTTACATATTATTCCTTTTGGAACTTTTAGCTATATACTCACTAGAAAAGCAAATAATCTAGCTAAAATCTTAATATATCCAGCACTGTGGACTCTTTTTGAAATAGTTAAAGCAAATTTGTTATGGGGAGGATTTCCTTGGGTCTCACTAGGTTACTCTCAAACAGAATCTCCTTTAATATGGTTTGCTAATATTGGTGGAGTATATCTAGTTAGCTATATTGTTGCTTTTATTGCTTGTTTGATAGCTTTCTATATATGTAACAAAAGTAGTGATATTAAAAAGATTATTTCTTGTGTAGGTATTATCTGTGCTTTATATATCTGTGGGTTTATTATTGAGCATAATCAACCTCCTGTAAAAACACATCAGTCTCAGAAAGTTAATTTAGTCCAAGGTGACTTCATTCAAGGATTTAAGTGGGATCAAGATAACTTCGTAAAAATGGAAAAATATTATGAGAATGTTGCAAAAGAACATAAAAATGCTTTAATAATATTCTCAGAAAATGCTATCCCAAGCTACAGACAATATTTAAGCCCTTATTTTACTAAACTTGCCAAAATAGCAAATAAAAATAATAGTGCTTTACTAATTGGCTCATTGAGTATAGAAAAATCGAAAAACTCTTCTAAAATATATAATAGCTCTATTATAATTGGTAAAGGTAATGGAGTTTATAATAAACACCATCTTGTTCCTTTTGGTGAGTATTTCCCAATTAAGTTTTTCGGCTATGTTGATAGTGCTGGTCTTAGCAATTTTAATGCTGGGCAAGAAATTCAACCGATAATGAATGCTTTTGGATATCCTTTAGCTAATTTTATATGCTATGAAGTAGGTTATCCTGAACAAGTGAGAGATCAACTGCAAGGAGCAAAACTAATATCTGTAATTAGTGATGATTCATGGTTTGGCGATTCTATAGCCCGTGAACAGCAACTACAAATATCTCAAGTAAGAGCTATTGAAAACTCTAAATTTGTTTTAACGACAACGAGTAATGGTATAACATCAGTTATAAACTCAAAAGGAAAAATAGAAAAAGAACTACCTAAAGATACTCGTGATACACTTGAGCAAACTATATACCTTAATGATTATCAAACAATTTGGATGATTACTGGAATGACGGGGCTTTGGTTAATAATTATAATGAGTTTAATAGTCGGGTTGATTATAAAAGAAAAATACAAACAAGTATAA
- a CDS encoding HlyC/CorC family transporter, whose product MSDNNPFIKKITSSIFNIKSEDALIDAINRAADNEVIDKTSQNMLIGAMEISSLDVGDIMISHTKIVAVDMAMSVKEILTKTINSSHTRLPVYCEDKSEVLGILHSKDLLKLIFEKEIESNTDDELKAKDIKNILRPAIFIPETKKLNSMLKDFKNSQNHIAIVVDEYGAISGLITIEDVLEEIVGDIEDEFDTTSENIVKIANNKFIIDATTSIEDFNEYFHTSIDDDNDYDTIAGMIIQTLECLPQKGDSIISDDLKFTIQEADNRKIIKVLIEKLKNDEEQFI is encoded by the coding sequence ATGTCAGATAACAACCCTTTCATAAAAAAAATTACATCAAGTATTTTTAATATTAAGAGTGAAGATGCTCTTATAGATGCTATCAATAGAGCTGCCGATAATGAAGTAATTGATAAAACATCTCAAAACATGCTTATTGGAGCAATGGAAATATCATCTTTAGATGTTGGTGATATTATGATCTCTCATACTAAAATAGTTGCTGTAGATATGGCTATGTCTGTTAAAGAGATTCTAACAAAAACCATAAACTCTAGTCATACACGTTTACCTGTATATTGTGAAGATAAATCTGAAGTCCTAGGAATACTACATTCAAAAGATTTATTAAAACTAATATTTGAAAAAGAGATTGAGTCAAATACAGATGATGAGTTAAAAGCTAAAGATATTAAAAATATCCTTCGCCCTGCTATTTTTATACCAGAAACAAAAAAGCTAAACTCTATGTTAAAAGATTTTAAAAATAGTCAAAATCATATAGCAATCGTAGTTGATGAGTATGGAGCTATCTCAGGCTTAATAACAATAGAAGATGTTTTAGAAGAAATCGTTGGTGATATCGAAGATGAGTTTGATACAACAAGTGAGAATATTGTAAAAATAGCTAATAATAAATTTATAATTGATGCTACAACTTCGATAGAAGATTTCAATGAGTATTTTCATACCTCAATAGATGATGATAATGACTATGACACTATAGCTGGGATGATTATTCAAACTCTAGAATGCTTACCTCAAAAAGGCGATAGTATTATTTCTGATGATTTGAAATTCACAATTCAAGAAGCTGATAATCGTAAAATTATTAAAGTTTTAATAGAAAAATTAAAGAATGATGAAGAACAGTTTATTTAA